The following coding sequences are from one Ferrimicrobium sp. window:
- the ribD gene encoding bifunctional diaminohydroxyphosphoribosylaminopyrimidine deaminase/5-amino-6-(5-phosphoribosylamino)uracil reductase RibD: MNDTELMRRALGLGRRARHGSPPNPWVGAVVVADGGVVGEGWTQPLGGPHAEVVALGEAGERAKGATMYVTLEPCSHHGRTPPCVDAIVAAGIRRVVASIVDPDPRVAGRGFLALQRAGVAVEVGVESTRSVQELIPYLVQRRLGRPWVRAKVAMTLDGRVADRTGASQWITSPAARDRGHELRAESQAVVVGAETMEADHPLLTARPGGGEAPTQPERWVFAHRSLSYCTPGVQVSTAAPQEFLDDLGSRGVLSVLIEGGPTLQGSFFAEGLVDEVYVYLAPMIFGDDEAKAAFHLPVGRLLVDPMQLIPMGMQSVGADIELCLWSERANAVAAALNAELSHEAAATVDQSGAHIREGASVLPQWSSIGERSTHTSSPDEA; this comes from the coding sequence ATGAACGATACTGAACTGATGAGGCGGGCCCTCGGCTTGGGTCGGCGTGCGCGTCACGGATCGCCTCCAAACCCTTGGGTCGGTGCGGTCGTCGTGGCGGATGGAGGGGTCGTTGGGGAGGGTTGGACCCAACCCCTGGGCGGTCCCCATGCCGAGGTCGTCGCACTTGGTGAGGCCGGTGAGCGGGCTAAAGGGGCGACGATGTACGTGACCTTAGAGCCCTGTTCTCATCATGGGCGGACGCCACCGTGTGTTGATGCGATCGTGGCTGCTGGAATACGTCGGGTGGTTGCCTCGATCGTCGACCCCGATCCGCGGGTGGCAGGGCGTGGTTTTCTTGCCCTGCAAAGAGCAGGCGTGGCGGTTGAGGTTGGGGTGGAGTCCACCCGGAGCGTGCAAGAACTCATCCCGTACCTCGTGCAGCGACGCCTTGGCAGACCCTGGGTCCGGGCTAAGGTGGCGATGACCCTTGATGGTAGGGTGGCCGATCGAACTGGAGCCTCACAATGGATTACCTCTCCAGCGGCACGAGATCGCGGGCATGAACTTCGGGCGGAGTCCCAGGCGGTCGTCGTAGGGGCCGAAACGATGGAGGCGGATCATCCACTCCTGACCGCTCGGCCTGGAGGTGGTGAAGCCCCAACTCAGCCAGAACGGTGGGTTTTTGCTCATCGGAGCCTCTCGTATTGCACTCCAGGCGTCCAGGTGAGCACCGCGGCACCCCAGGAGTTCCTTGATGATTTGGGTTCGCGTGGAGTGTTGAGTGTCCTCATCGAGGGTGGACCGACGCTTCAGGGCTCTTTCTTTGCTGAAGGCCTCGTTGATGAGGTTTATGTCTATCTCGCTCCGATGATCTTTGGTGATGATGAGGCAAAGGCTGCCTTCCATCTGCCCGTCGGTCGACTCCTGGTCGATCCGATGCAACTCATTCCCATGGGTATGCAATCGGTGGGTGCCGACATCGAGTTATGTCTCTGGAGCGAGCGGGCTAATGCCGTGGCCGCTGCACTGAACGCCGAGCTCAGCCATGAGGCCGCGGCCACTGTGGACCAGTCGGGAGCTCATATACGTGAAGGAGCCAGTGTTTTGCCCCAGTGGTCATCCATTGGCGAGCGTTCCACCCACACCTCCTCCCCCGATGAGGCCTGA
- a CDS encoding MogA/MoaB family molybdenum cofactor biosynthesis protein: MPAAKIVTVSDGVIAGTRKDRSGQALQERLSGLGYEVADRIAVADGAENVASTLRGVAAGFAGLIVTTGGTGFGPRDLTPEGTREVLDRLAPGLAEQMRAASPLGGLSRGVAGTLGSCLIMNLPGSPRGAIESLDAVVPLLEHALGLIAGGDTEHPASSR, translated from the coding sequence ATGCCAGCGGCCAAGATAGTGACAGTCTCTGATGGAGTGATCGCCGGGACGCGCAAGGATCGCTCCGGCCAGGCACTCCAAGAGCGCCTCAGCGGTCTTGGGTACGAGGTCGCGGACCGAATAGCCGTCGCGGATGGCGCTGAGAATGTAGCCTCGACTCTCCGGGGTGTAGCTGCCGGATTTGCGGGATTGATCGTGACCACAGGAGGCACCGGATTTGGTCCCCGTGATCTCACTCCGGAAGGTACACGGGAGGTGCTCGATCGTCTTGCTCCCGGTCTCGCGGAGCAGATGCGTGCGGCGAGTCCGCTGGGTGGGCTCTCACGCGGGGTTGCGGGAACTCTTGGATCCTGCTTGATTATGAATCTACCGGGTTCTCCACGTGGAGCGATCGAGTCACTCGATGCGGTCGTACCCCTACTGGAGCATGCCCTTGGGCTCATTGCGGGGGGCGATACCGAGCATCCTGCCTCCAGCCGATGA
- a CDS encoding bifunctional 3,4-dihydroxy-2-butanone-4-phosphate synthase/GTP cyclohydrolase II, with amino-acid sequence MSFHPIEEAIAAIGRGEIVLVVDDENRENEGDLIMGAEFVDAEKISFYLAHTSGLICVPLTGERLDELDIPLMVENNTESHLTAFTVSVDAKRAVTTGISAYDRASTIRALVDPSTKPSDLTRPGHVFPLRARNGGVLRRGGHTEAAVDLARLAGITPAGVICEVVTEDKQNMARLDELTKFAETHGLVLISIADLIRYRAANDTLVKRVDGATARIPTAYGEFTGIAYQSILDGEQHVALILGDIADGEPVLVRVHSECLTGDAFGSLRCDCGPQLHRSMEIITQEGRGVIVYLRGHEGRGIGLAHKLRAYQLQEQGLDTVEANEALGLPVDSRDYGIGSQILVDLGVTKMRLLTNNPTKYGGLSGFGLEITERVPLIIEPQAENVKYLQTKATKMGHLLDLG; translated from the coding sequence ATGAGTTTTCATCCTATCGAAGAGGCGATCGCCGCGATCGGTCGAGGTGAGATCGTGCTGGTGGTCGATGATGAGAATCGCGAGAACGAAGGCGACCTGATCATGGGTGCTGAGTTTGTCGATGCCGAGAAGATCTCCTTCTACCTCGCCCATACCTCCGGTCTCATCTGTGTTCCACTCACCGGGGAGCGTCTCGACGAACTCGACATCCCACTCATGGTGGAGAATAATACCGAGTCGCACTTGACCGCCTTTACCGTATCGGTGGATGCTAAGCGTGCTGTCACCACCGGTATCTCTGCCTACGATCGAGCTAGCACCATCCGTGCCCTTGTCGATCCCTCCACCAAACCATCGGATTTGACCAGGCCCGGTCACGTCTTCCCGCTGCGCGCGCGCAATGGTGGGGTGCTGCGCAGGGGTGGACACACCGAGGCGGCCGTTGATCTCGCCCGTCTCGCGGGTATCACCCCAGCCGGAGTGATCTGTGAAGTGGTGACCGAGGACAAGCAGAATATGGCACGGCTTGATGAACTCACCAAGTTCGCCGAGACCCACGGGCTTGTGCTCATCTCGATTGCCGATCTCATTCGCTATCGGGCGGCCAACGATACGCTGGTCAAGCGTGTTGATGGGGCCACTGCCCGTATTCCCACCGCCTATGGAGAGTTCACCGGCATCGCCTATCAGTCGATCCTCGATGGGGAACAGCATGTTGCGCTGATCTTGGGAGACATCGCGGACGGCGAACCAGTGCTGGTACGGGTCCATTCGGAGTGCCTGACGGGCGACGCCTTTGGTTCGTTGCGTTGTGACTGTGGTCCCCAACTCCATCGATCGATGGAGATTATCACGCAAGAGGGTAGGGGGGTCATCGTCTATTTGCGTGGCCATGAGGGTCGCGGCATTGGACTAGCGCACAAACTGCGCGCCTATCAGCTCCAGGAGCAGGGACTCGACACGGTCGAGGCCAACGAGGCGCTCGGCCTGCCGGTGGACTCGCGCGATTATGGCATCGGCTCGCAGATCCTGGTTGACCTCGGAGTCACCAAGATGCGACTCTTGACCAACAACCCGACCAAGTATGGAGGACTCTCTGGTTTTGGCCTTGAGATCACTGAGCGCGTGCCACTCATCATTGAACCCCAGGCAGAGAATGTGAAGTATCTCCAGACGAAGGCGACAAAGATGGGTCATCTCCTCGACCTTGGGTAA
- a CDS encoding riboflavin synthase codes for MFSGIVATTVTYRGQGDDGIHRFALGQWRPTIALGSSISCDGVCLTAVEVTPDFFGVEIIEETLHRSTFSSLAVGARVNVEQSITAATLLDGGIVQGHVDCVGHVTREGQGLEVAFDRRFDALVVEKGGIVLNGVSLTVTAVGEGSASVALIPETLRRTNLGDLGVGSPLNIEFDIIGKYLVRQRSLEQREAWSQ; via the coding sequence ATGTTCTCAGGGATTGTCGCCACGACGGTCACCTATCGTGGGCAGGGTGATGATGGCATACATCGTTTTGCCTTGGGTCAGTGGAGGCCCACGATTGCGCTCGGCTCCTCGATATCGTGTGACGGAGTCTGTTTGACCGCAGTTGAGGTGACCCCGGACTTCTTCGGAGTCGAGATCATTGAAGAGACGTTGCATCGCAGCACGTTTTCAAGCCTCGCGGTGGGTGCACGGGTCAATGTTGAGCAGAGTATCACCGCAGCTACGCTGCTCGATGGAGGCATCGTGCAGGGACACGTCGATTGTGTGGGGCACGTCACTCGCGAAGGGCAAGGTCTCGAGGTGGCATTTGACCGTCGATTTGATGCGTTAGTCGTTGAGAAGGGAGGCATCGTATTGAACGGTGTCAGCTTGACGGTGACCGCGGTCGGTGAAGGTAGTGCGAGTGTGGCGTTGATCCCTGAGACCCTACGCCGTACCAACCTCGGTGATCTTGGGGTCGGGAGTCCGCTCAACATCGAGTTCGATATTATTGGAAAGTACCTCGTGCGCCAACGTTCGCTCGAGCAACGGGAGGCGTGGAGTCAATGA
- a CDS encoding ribbon-helix-helix protein, CopG family, with protein MRAPSQGQRRGRCVRDSRASGGPASRTLGAAARSFFERLVERGNTPELVTECKLSFAETMNTRTTTIRLPGTTAEALEVVARVDNQSVSEAIRQAVVEHIRMRRADPDFQQSLQDMLESQCEVFERLAEL; from the coding sequence ATGAGAGCCCCCTCGCAAGGGCAACGCCGTGGACGCTGTGTTCGCGATAGTAGGGCAAGCGGTGGGCCTGCATCGCGGACCCTGGGTGCTGCCGCTCGATCCTTCTTCGAGCGTCTTGTCGAGAGGGGGAATACACCAGAGCTTGTAACGGAATGTAAGCTCAGCTTTGCTGAGACCATGAATACACGTACTACTACTATCCGCCTCCCCGGCACCACGGCTGAGGCCTTGGAGGTCGTCGCCAGAGTCGATAACCAGTCGGTCTCTGAGGCTATCCGGCAAGCTGTCGTAGAACACATCCGTATGCGTAGAGCGGATCCGGATTTTCAGCAGAGTCTTCAAGACATGCTCGAATCCCAGTGCGAAGTGTTCGAGAGGCTCGCTGAGCTTTGA
- the ribH gene encoding 6,7-dimethyl-8-ribityllumazine synthase yields MAGDQEHDHGGVGTGYEELTGQLRYESGDRFGIVASEFNRVIVDPLLAGAKAGFHTVGADDTALTVVWVPGALEIVGAIRQLLLRRSLAGVIAVGAVVRGETSHYDVVVNQSAGQLMSLAARAEVPIVNAILTVENIEQGLNRAGGKDGNKGFDGALSLVRLVDLYRRLAKE; encoded by the coding sequence ATGGCAGGAGATCAAGAACATGACCATGGTGGCGTTGGAACGGGTTACGAGGAGTTGACCGGTCAGCTACGCTATGAAAGCGGTGACCGCTTCGGAATCGTCGCCTCCGAGTTCAATCGGGTGATCGTCGATCCACTGTTGGCGGGGGCCAAAGCGGGCTTTCACACAGTCGGTGCTGATGACACGGCGCTGACGGTGGTGTGGGTTCCCGGTGCCCTTGAGATCGTGGGGGCGATCCGCCAACTCCTCCTGCGTCGATCACTTGCTGGTGTCATCGCTGTGGGCGCGGTTGTTCGCGGCGAGACCAGTCACTATGACGTGGTGGTCAACCAGAGTGCCGGCCAGCTGATGAGCCTTGCCGCTCGCGCCGAGGTTCCTATTGTCAATGCGATCCTCACGGTCGAGAACATCGAGCAGGGTCTGAACCGAGCCGGAGGCAAGGACGGGAACAAGGGTTTCGATGGCGCACTCTCGTTGGTCCGCC
- a CDS encoding Fic family protein: MILGIDGEVMAKGVDIGLAESALAAPRASFGGIEFYPQLDQKAAVLLERLVKNHPLPDGNKRSAYLTMR, encoded by the coding sequence TTGATTCTTGGTATTGACGGGGAAGTGATGGCCAAGGGCGTTGATATCGGCTTGGCGGAATCTGCCTTAGCCGCACCTCGAGCATCGTTCGGAGGTATCGAGTTCTACCCACAACTCGATCAGAAGGCAGCTGTGCTACTGGAACGCCTAGTAAAGAACCACCCATTGCCAGACGGTAACAAGCGTTCCGCCTACCTCACAATGCGGTGA